The nucleotide window TATGTAAATCAACAACTTGAAGGAGTCGTGGCTTTTAATGTGCCCCTCAACCCGGGTATTGTGGAGTATaccagtccccccccccccccatcccctcTAAAATATTTCCCATTTTTAATGAACAGTGTCGGGGCACTTTTTCCAAAGCGATGTCTGTATAAATGACCAGTTTTGGAAAGAAAATGGAGTTTGTAAccaatttatttgatttaaattaacaagctTTAAACTCGTTTAAAACATAAACACGAAGAAACTTAGCATAAAAGCAAAATACGTTTTTAACGTGGCTTTGAAGGATTCTTATAGAGAAAATGCCTGTCGGGTTTGAAATTAAACAGACGGGAAGGGTGTCATAGGAAAATTATGTCCACAATATTGGAAAAATCATGGGCTGGAGGAGaacgattcaaaagagggcgctatcagaagaagtttgtacacagttcgccgtatgGGGGACAGGatctccgggggggggggggggcagaatctcctgccactaAGGGCATTGTGTTCCCCTCCCCCGGTCCCCGTAAGTTGCCCCAAAAGCCCGCTCCTggctaaaggcactggacactcttggtaattactcaaaataaatgttagcataaaaacttacttggtaacaagcaacggagatagcataaagcattgtgagaaacggctccctctgaagtaaaacgtagttttcgagaaaaagtattttttcactaaaatacttgaatttgatttcgataccatgtccaaaaatcaagcatctgaagcacaacttcgtgtgacaagggtattttttcttccattattatctcgcaacttcgatgaccaattgaatcaaattttcaattttttttttcttcttctggtctttaacaattaccaaaggtgcccagtgttTTCAAAGACGCAGTACAATCTTGCCAATGTTTTGATTTGCTCTTATCATCCTATGTGCGTCACCAACGTTTTCCCACGGGAACACTTTGAATATAACCGGTTTCAACTCGACTCCAAAATGTGGCATAACATTCTCGTTGAATGCTCCTATCAGTTTGCTTTTATACTGTAACAAATCAAAGTAAAGTCATTAATTTAGAGAAAGggtaaaagaaaaacttcacaaaaatcaGTCCACAAATATCGcacaaccagggcccaactaCATAGAGATGCTAAAGCACAGCAAGTAGCTATTAAAGCACATTAAAATTGAGCTCACGAGAACAtggttaccatccaaaataccatgtcacatattTGCtgcaaattgggcccagatactCACATCATTACTCCTCGACAGAAGCGTGGATCCCACGACATGAATCCTCTTCCAGAGTATATTCGAAACAACAGTGCCCTCTACCTTCTCATCCCCGAGCACGCCACAGACAACCCATGTCCCGTCGACTTTGATGACACGCACGTTTTTATTCCAGAAGGAACCTCCTACGAAATCCAGGATCACGTCAACGCCCACGTCTGGAATTAGAAATCAAAGGAAAGTTCAAGTGAAaagtattattttggtttttggaacctttttttaattattttaatccttaatacaaattttgcaataacttgtgaaaatgtcatttcaaaaggttgcgTCTTTGAGATATCGGCAAACATCCAGAGCGAATAATGTGGAAGAATATTACCTAACAGGAAtacgttactgacagtaacgcttttcaaatTCACATTTTGGGGAATAAAAAGGTATATACATTTAcacaaccacattacttcgaagagaaaatgtttctcaaaatgcttaataCTTAATCGCAATCGAAAACTGATGTGCTTCTATAACCAAAGGTTGTGCTGGCCATTAATTAGTGATTAtaaaacgtataccttccctttgaaggcactggacactattggtaattgctcaaaataggtaatttctcaaaataatttttagtataaaaacttactaatgagcaatggagagctgttgatagttataaaacattgtgagacacggctccctttTAAATAAcgtacattttgagaaagagtaaagcacacaaagtaatacaacaagggtgttttctctttcattgttctcttgcaaattcgatgaccaattgagcctaaaatttcacaggtttgttattttatgcatatgttgagatgagatacaccaagtgagaatactgatctttgacaattaccaaacgtgtccagtgccttcaaagacAACTCGCATGGATAACAACTGTAGTGTTTGGTAACTCGATCATAAATAGATCCAGAGAGGCTCACACTTTCTTAATACTTACTCTCTGTGTATTCCAAGACTTTCTCCGCAAAATCAACCTTCTTGTAGTTGAAGCCAGCCACTGCACCAAGATTAAGGGCCACGGCAACTTTAGCCTCTGTTCCAGCCGTTATTATGGCTTCAGCCCCTGCCAGCCGAACGAGTTGAACAGCAGCAGTGCCTAATCCACTGCCGGCTGCATGCACGAGAACCTTGTTCCCCTCCTTCACATGACCTTGTTGAAATGGTAACGAGGTTTACTTTGAATTCAAGCCCTGAAGTCCGTCAAATGAACATTCAGTGATttctttttataattaattggttattcaaaaatgtatttcaatcctCAACTAAGTACTTAACCccaacaaataacaaatgaacGAGtcttctctttaaaggcagtggacactattggtatagaacctttcttggtgacgagtaatggggacaggttgatggtataaaacattgtgagaaacggctccctgtgaagtgccatagtttttgagaaagaagtaattttccaggaatttgatttcgagacctcaggtttagaacttgaggtctcgaaatcaaccatctaaacgcacacaacttcgtgtgacaagggtattttttctttcattattatctcgcaagttcgactaccgattgagctcaaattttcacaggtttgttgttttatgcatatgttgatatacaccaactgtgaaggctagtctttgaaaattaccaatagtgtccactgtctttaaatgcgTTTGGTTGGAAAACGCGTATCACACAGCAATGTTTACATATACATTATTTAAGtgaatattatattatatacatATTAGGCAACTGCGGTATCGTCAAGTCCCTGTCCCGCGTGCGGAACAGTTtgggggaatgcagagcatcacaaaacactagttttctggcgatggcgcgggattgggacttgaggcAAGTCTACatgcatgcaagggcgcctttggtaGCTATCAACATCAACCCATAATGGCCGGAAGCACATCAGCCAGAGATCGAAAATGTTCGGTTATTTTCCGGAGTGAGAAAAACGGAGGTCACACCAAGGCTGTGTTGGGATGGCGAGCACTATAATAAGCATATTTATGCCACCCAAAAAAATGTGCAATTAGCGTAAATGGCAATCTTCATATTAACAGTTAATAATTATCAATAAACACTTGAAGCTTTCGGAGCCCAAAATGAAGTTCGAAATAATAAGACAATCTGATTACCCACAAAATGAAGCAACTGGTAAGCAGCGATCCAAGATTCTGGTATAGAAGCAGCCTCTTCCATGGTCATGTGACTTGGTATGGGTATCACGTGATCTTCAATAACAGTGACGTATTCTGCACATCCTCCTGCTTTCAAAAGAACAGCCACGCGATCGCCTATtacaacaaaagaaatgtttgcaGGTTGTAGCGATGCATTTAATCTATTGTTTGCACATTTAAGAATGCTCCAAGAACAAACCTATATCCCAGTATCTAGCACGGTATAATTCAAGTTTTGGttgaacaggtttttttttaagtagccCTTGAGAGTTGAGAACctccccaactcatttagaaatTATCATTATATACAAGATGTTATCGCAAACATTTCTATATCGTATTCCCACCAtggaaagtttcaaatcttactcagTCTACTTTTTGTTGGTGTGTTCCATTCAGAAGTAcccgaacaaaaatattgtccaAATAACATGGAGATCGCTGGCCAACATTAGGGTAAGATGGTTCAGTTGGTGAGCGCCGGTGTGGCATGAGATACTGTCCCACCGGAGATTCTGTGCCCCCAACCCTCATATGGCGAACTATGTATATAGACTGTAAGACTATTTGATAAATGGTAaattgcaggtacaaccatgtgtaattgTTTGAGTGTGGATAAATAcgaagaaaatataaataaacagt belongs to Asterias rubens chromosome 6, eAstRub1.3, whole genome shotgun sequence and includes:
- the LOC117291326 gene encoding quinone oxidoreductase PIG3-like, with the translated sequence MNNFPMATMRAVQFDKCGGPEELYIGEIPRPELGAGEILVKVFACSVNRYDTQQVDGSRKTHGCKPIIGLDAAGEVVKVGKECSKWKPGDRVAVLLKAGGCAEYVTVIEDHVIPIPSHMTMEEAASIPESWIAAYQLLHFVGHVKEGNKVLVHAAGSGLGTAAVQLVRLAGAEAIITAGTEAKVAVALNLGAVAGFNYKKVDFAEKVLEYTENVGVDVILDFVGGSFWNKNVRVIKVDGTWVVCGVLGDEKVEGTVVSNILWKRIHVVGSTLLSRSNDYKSKLIGAFNENVMPHFGVELKPVIFKVFPWENVGDAHRMIRANQNIGKIVLRL